From one Streptomyces sp. ICC1 genomic stretch:
- a CDS encoding XdhC/CoxI family protein, which yields MLDIAAELRAWCAAGRDFALATVVAVSGSAPRGPGASLAVDSAGSALGSLSGGCVESAVHELCLEAIDSGEGGVHRFGYSDDDAFAVGLTCGGVLEVLITPVRRHDPVRPVIGAVLDAARDGARSALGRVVCGPPEQLGRALAVHADGSYEGRLGGSAELDRVAAERVRVWLAAGRTGTTELGGAAGGWCGAPLTLLVESAAAPPRLLVYGAIDFAAALARIGAFLGYRVTVCDARPVFVTAARFPDADEVVVDWPHRHLAAEWEAGRLDPRTVVCVLTHDAKFDIPLLALALRLPVGYVGAMGSRRTHEERTGRLRAEGLPAALLDRLRSPIGLDLGGGTPEETALAIAAEFTAERYGRGGGPVLPLARSAGPVHRRPAAPHPAAPHPAAVAQGSKVP from the coding sequence ATGCTCGACATCGCCGCGGAGCTACGCGCGTGGTGCGCCGCCGGCCGGGACTTCGCGCTGGCCACGGTCGTCGCCGTCAGCGGCAGCGCGCCGCGCGGACCGGGCGCCTCGCTGGCCGTCGACTCCGCGGGCAGCGCGCTCGGCTCCCTCTCGGGGGGCTGCGTGGAGTCCGCCGTCCACGAGCTCTGCCTGGAGGCGATCGACTCCGGCGAAGGCGGCGTCCACCGCTTCGGCTACAGCGACGACGACGCCTTCGCGGTCGGGCTGACCTGCGGGGGAGTACTCGAAGTCCTGATCACTCCGGTACGCCGGCACGACCCCGTGCGGCCCGTCATCGGCGCGGTGCTCGACGCCGCCCGCGACGGGGCCCGCTCCGCGCTCGGCCGGGTGGTCTGCGGTCCGCCCGAACAGCTCGGCCGGGCGCTGGCCGTGCACGCGGACGGCTCGTACGAGGGCCGCCTCGGCGGCAGCGCCGAGCTGGACCGGGTGGCCGCCGAGCGGGTGCGGGTCTGGCTCGCCGCCGGGCGCACCGGCACCACCGAGCTCGGCGGCGCCGCGGGCGGATGGTGCGGGGCCCCGCTCACCCTGCTCGTGGAGTCGGCGGCCGCGCCGCCCCGGCTGCTCGTCTACGGGGCCATCGACTTCGCCGCCGCCCTCGCCCGGATCGGGGCCTTCCTGGGCTACCGGGTCACGGTGTGCGACGCACGGCCCGTCTTCGTCACCGCCGCCCGGTTCCCCGATGCCGACGAGGTGGTCGTGGACTGGCCGCACCGGCACCTCGCCGCGGAATGGGAGGCCGGCCGCCTCGACCCCCGCACGGTGGTGTGCGTACTGACCCACGACGCCAAGTTCGACATCCCCCTGCTGGCGCTCGCGCTGCGGCTGCCGGTCGGGTACGTGGGGGCCATGGGGTCCAGGCGCACGCACGAGGAGCGGACCGGGCGGCTGCGCGCCGAGGGGCTGCCGGCCGCCCTGCTGGACCGGCTGCGCTCGCCGATCGGCCTGGACCTCGGCGGCGGGACCCCCGAGGAGACGGCCCTGGCCATCGCCGCGGAGTTCACGGCCGAGCGGTACGGACGCGGCGGCGGGCCGGTCCTCCCGCTGGCCCGGAGCGCGGGACCGGTCCACCGGCGGCCGGCCGCGCCGCACCCGGCCGCGCCGCACCCGGCCGCGGTGGCCCAGGGGTCTAAAGTCCCGTAG
- a CDS encoding GuaB1 family IMP dehydrogenase-related protein, translating into MRFLNDLKPPYDLTYDDVFMVPSRSAVGSRQSVDLSAPDGTGTTIPLVVANMTAIAGRRMAETIARRGGIVVIPQDIPIDVVTDVISWVKTRHLVLDTPITLAPTQTVADALSLLPKRAHGAGVVVDADGRPVGVVTDHDLTGVDRFTQLSEVMSKELLLIDADIDPREAFNKLDAGHRKLAPAVDKDGKLVGILTRKGALRATLYTPATDANGKLRIAAAVGINGDFVAKAKQLLDAGVDTLVIDTAHGHQESMINAIKAVRALDPQVPIVAGNIVAAEGVKDLIDAGADIIKVGVGPGAMCTTRMMTGVGRPQFSAVLECAAEAKKHGKHVWADGGVRHPRDVAMALAAGASNVMIGSWFAGTYESPGDLQQSADGRLYKESFGMASARAVQNRTSEESAYDRARKGLFEEGISTSRMFLDPTRPGVEDLIDSIIAGVRSSCTYAGAGSLAEFEENAVVGVQSAAGYAEGKPLHASWS; encoded by the coding sequence GTGCGTTTTCTCAATGACCTGAAGCCGCCGTACGACCTTACGTACGACGATGTGTTCATGGTGCCGAGCCGCTCCGCGGTGGGTTCCCGCCAGAGCGTCGACCTCTCGGCCCCCGACGGCACCGGCACCACCATTCCGCTGGTCGTGGCGAACATGACCGCCATCGCCGGCCGCCGGATGGCCGAGACGATCGCCCGCCGGGGCGGCATCGTCGTCATCCCGCAGGACATCCCGATCGATGTCGTCACCGACGTCATCTCCTGGGTGAAGACCCGCCACCTCGTGCTCGACACCCCGATCACGCTGGCGCCCACCCAGACCGTCGCCGACGCGCTGTCCCTGCTGCCCAAGCGGGCGCACGGCGCCGGCGTCGTCGTCGACGCCGACGGCCGCCCGGTCGGCGTCGTCACCGACCACGACCTCACCGGCGTGGACCGCTTCACCCAGCTCTCCGAGGTCATGTCGAAGGAGCTGCTGCTCATCGACGCCGACATCGACCCGCGCGAGGCCTTCAACAAGCTCGACGCCGGCCACCGCAAGCTGGCCCCCGCCGTCGACAAGGACGGCAAGCTCGTCGGCATCCTGACCCGCAAGGGCGCCCTGCGCGCGACCCTGTACACCCCGGCCACCGACGCCAACGGCAAGCTGCGCATCGCCGCCGCCGTCGGCATCAACGGCGACTTCGTCGCCAAGGCCAAGCAGCTGCTGGACGCCGGCGTCGACACGCTGGTCATCGACACGGCCCACGGCCACCAGGAATCGATGATCAACGCGATCAAGGCCGTCCGCGCGCTGGACCCGCAGGTCCCGATCGTCGCCGGCAACATCGTCGCCGCCGAGGGAGTCAAGGACCTCATCGACGCCGGCGCCGACATCATCAAGGTCGGTGTGGGCCCCGGCGCGATGTGCACCACCCGCATGATGACCGGCGTGGGTCGCCCGCAGTTCTCCGCCGTGCTCGAGTGCGCGGCCGAGGCGAAGAAGCACGGCAAGCACGTGTGGGCCGACGGCGGCGTCCGCCACCCGCGCGACGTGGCCATGGCGCTGGCCGCCGGCGCGTCGAACGTCATGATCGGTTCCTGGTTCGCCGGTACGTACGAGTCCCCGGGCGACCTGCAGCAGTCGGCCGACGGCCGCCTGTACAAGGAGTCCTTCGGCATGGCCTCGGCGCGCGCGGTGCAGAACCGCACCTCGGAGGAGTCGGCGTACGACCGTGCCCGCAAGGGCCTCTTCGAGGAGGGCATCTCCACCTCGCGGATGTTCCTCGACCCGACCCGTCCGGGCGTCGAGGACCTGATCGACTCCATCATCGCCGGTGTCCGCTCCTCCTGCACCTACGCCGGTGCGGGCTCCCTCGCGGAGTTCGAGGAGAACGCCGTCGTGGGCGTCCAGTCCGCGGCGGGCTACGCCGAGGGCAAGCCGCTGCACGCCAGCTGGAGCTAG